One Apostichopus japonicus isolate 1M-3 chromosome 14, ASM3797524v1, whole genome shotgun sequence genomic window carries:
- the LOC139979916 gene encoding uncharacterized protein — MSGSTLQGKSFFCREWAFHKLVHCLDSRHSSRTCGTLIVGGPGSGKTALCSEIVWPTLQQGKKRSLGKRLLAHHFCQGHDKETLSVSKFIQGLVASLIKSTLVPGFSEKLRDPVVQAALEPAYCERHPDEAFKNGILVPLCALTPPGRNCFILVDSIDEGYPDLSPNETTTFSRTVAELLANHHELFPPWLCLVCSARKQSKAVTRMFTGFRKLSLDDLRKSYIVRDVQQYILNRLDHDDSIRKHLNKETAEMLNQLHIKSNGCVLYLERVLNGVSDGFITLQDVVEIPATLNGLYLWECQKMFARKHFSKLRPLFCVLLASTHPMTESELYSCARTRNLSLTKEDFGERLGLMSRLLITHSENRLALFHHSFAEWLQDVKVCTQKYLCSQAEGHAMLALRYTCSASDLTPTQVQDFARNLLKAGMEPPLDENHLAMWMMWAGTPLYDCPIRQKSKHQDVVQLLSKAGARVVDIDRNSLIILDALEKEETLKSFLDSGASVNQVDSNGRSLLANACYSGNTNAVYFLLSQNTDLDICDRTGQTALGLAARQGHTEIVKLLIERGSKIDHVDKEGWTPLRSSAWGGHTEVVIALLNAGAKVDCSDTDKRTALRAAAWGGHADIVNKLIENGAQVSQMDQDGRTALIAAAYMGHVQIVGDLLEHGADINHTDCDGRTALSVAAMSVAVNQGHTKVISLLIEKGADVDHSDNEGMSPLIMASYEGHEQVVELLLEGKADVDHIDNSNRTALIAAASMGHTSIVKALLYWDAAVDSIDNEGRTVLCIAAVQGNCEVVKILLDRGLDEMHKDNHGWTPLHMSAHEGHTKVCRVILDLGSHMTVDVADRDGRTPLILACQEGHIETVNVLLDYGGDVHNTSHDGRNGVRASALEGHKELTQLLIDRGGNVNYVDAEGRTTLYMLSLENKVPMVKFLLQRGANPEIPDLEGRTGLHVASWQGHVGIVEALLQFNANVNAMDKEHRSPLQSAAWQGHVQVLELLLLHGANINHMCNQGASALCIAAQEGHVEVVRALLHHGAEPNHADRQGRTAMKVAVKGGHHQVVELLEKCGAFPPVSPSRSSDQQSRGSSCSIKDLDMKGPGMLSNSALNSSSSGSPDSTYEKGRSVASSRSSSNLTNSAIQLMPPHDVTKDPSFMEQIQMHVESPLCGKPPRTRSPDPGSIKSSSSRITSGSSFQTIPENITTAHSSDYIYQKQKIPGRRNVTGSLPRRSPSPGRQLPPSTSPVVHEAQVHQAFTRKTSAPEMRGSPKHPNGTPPIPTHTKRGHRRSSSDANVHASLVISNPIRGDAQLPHDLSPITSNSSTGIRNNGFKEGSPRHVPKEGEALCEPFYHVLEGRVSRSSSLSQISASGSQHCTSSHDPNLLFSSVLPRAVVQGNNHGPSEQANGDQFRGHHHIAMSHGSPHQSPHHQQSSNTHTSSSLSSKGFHVRAISQPATHMYPPSNHVADTSHVHRKPSLPVTFNQCNLQRVIASTSNGSAPFSSNSSKSGSPESRPRRNGIVTNPNFARFTTSQNKTNLQAGRGIGNQQSIISRTGPVLTPLEQKHALKMNIEGQSTVNGFKKETPL, encoded by the coding sequence ATGAGTGGTAGCACTTTACAAGGGAAGAGCTTCTTCTGTCGAGAATGGGCTTTCCACAAGTTGGTACATTGCCTGGACAGTCGCCATTCCTCAAGAACATGTGGTACTTTGATAGTTGGTGGCCCTGGAAGTGGCAAAACGGCTCTCTGCTCTGAAATTGTTTGGCCGACTCTTCAGCAAGGAAAGAAACGGTCATTAGGTAAACGACTTTTGGCTCATCACTTCTGCCAAGGCCATGACAAAGAAACTCTCTCAGTGTCAAAGTTCATTCAAGGACTTGTCGCATCTCTCATCAAGTCCACGCTTGTGCCAGGCTTCTCCGAGAAACTGAGAGACCCTGTGGTGCAGGCTGCATTGGAGCCAGCCTACTGTGAGCGCCACCCCGATGAAGCTTTCAAAAATGGCATTCTTGTGCCTCTGTGTGCCCTCACCCCTCCCGGTAGAAACTGTTTTATACTCGTGGACTCCATAGATGAAGGTTACCCTGACCTTTCTCCCAACGAAACCACAACTTTCAGTAGAACGGTCGCCGAACTACTGGCCAATCATCATGAGCTGTTTCCACCTTGGCTCTGCTTGGTGTGCAGTGCCAGGAAACAGAGCAAGGCAGTCACCAGAATGTTCACAGGTTTCAGAAAGCTTAGTCTCGATGACCTGCGAAAGTCCTACATCGTTCGCGACGTACAACAATACATACTTAATAGGCTCGATCATGATGACTCCATCAGGAAACATCTCAACAAGGAGACCGCAGAGATGCTGAACCAACTTCACATCAAGAGCAACGGATGTGTTTTGTACCTGGAGCGAGTTCTAAACGGTGTCTCAGATGGGTTCATCACACTGCAGGATGTTGTTGAAATTCCCGCAACTTTAAATGGATTGTATCTGTGGGAGTGTCAGAAAATGTTTGCACGAAAGCATTTCAGCAAATTACGTCCATTGTTTTGTGTGCTTCTTGCCAGTACACATCCTATGACGGAGAGTGAACTCTATTCATGTGCCAGAACTAGAAACCTATCTCTGACCAAGGAAGACTTTGGTGAGAGGCTTGGATTAATGTCCAGGTTACTTATCACCCATTCAGAGAATAGGCTAGCTCTTTTTCACCACAGTTTTGCAGAGTGGCTTCAAGATGTTAAAGTGTGTACCCAGAAATATCTGTGCAGTCAAGCTGAAGGACATGCTATGCTTGCCTTGAGGTATACCTGCAGTGCCTCCGACCTTACTCCTACTCAAGTGCAGGACTTTGCTCGTAACCTGCTGAAAGCTGGCATGGAACCTCCACTCGATGAGAACCATCTAGCCATGTGGATGATGTGGGCAGGGACGCCGCTCTACGACTGTCCCATACGTCAGAAGAGCAAACACCAAGATGTTGTGCAATTACTCTCAAAGGCTGGTGCCAGAGTTGTGGACATTGATAGAAATTCTCTAATAATTCTCGATGCCTTAGAGAAAGAGGAAACTTTAAAGAGCTTTTTAGATAGTGGAGCATCTGTCAACCAGGTAGACAGTAATGGAAGGTCTCTACTCGCAAATGCATGCTACAGTGGGAATACGAATGCTGTGTATTTCCTTCTGTCACAGAACACAGATCTTGATATCTGTGATCGAACAGGGCAGACTGCTCTTGGTCTAGCAGCACGGCAAGGACATACAGAAATAGTTAAACTCTTGATTGAAAGAGGGTCAAAGATAGACCATGTTGACAAAGAAGGCTGGACACCTCTAAGGTCATCTGCATGGGGAGGACACACAGAGGTTGTGATTGCCCTGCTTAATGCTGGTGCTAAAGTTGACTGTAGTGACACTGACAAGAGGACTGCTTTGCGAGCTGCAGCCTGGGGTGGTCATGCTGATATTGTCAATAAGTTGATTGAAAATGGTGCCCAGGTTAGCCAGATGGATCAAGATGGTAGGACTGCATTGATAGCTGCCGCGTACATGGGCCATGTGCAGATTGTGGGGGATCTATTGGAACACGGTGCGGACATCAATCACACAGACTGTGATGGGCGTACTGCTCTGTCAGTGGCTGCCATGTCAGTGGCAGTCAATCAGGGTCACACCAAAGTCATTTCATTGCTGATTGAGAAGGGAGCTGATGTAGACCATAGTGATAATGAAGGAATGTCTCCACTAATCATGGCATCGTATGAGGGTCATGAGCAGGTGGTGGAACTGTTACTGGAAGGGAAAGCAGACGTCGATCACATTGATAATAGCAACAGGACAGCTCTCATTGCTGCCGCATCCATGGGTCACACCTCTATTGTCAAAGCTCTGCTCTACTGGGATGCTGCCGTGGACTCGATCGACAACGAAGGACGTACAGTTCTTTGCATTGCTGCTGTCCAAGGTAATTGTGAAGTTGTTAAAATTCTGCTGGACAGAGGATTAGATGAAATGCATAAGGACAATCATGGGTGGACTCCTCTACATATGAGTGCTCATGAAGGTCATACAAAAGTATGTCGTGTTATTCTGGACCTTGGGTCGCACATGACAGTTGACGTTGCAGATAGGGATGGTAGAACGCCATTGATTTTAGCTTGCCAAGAAGGACATATTGAGACTGTGAATGTACTATTAGATTATGGTGGAGACGTCCACAACACCTCCCACGATGGAAGGAATGGTGTCCGTGCATCAGCACTAGAGGGCCACAAAGAACTGACCCAGCTCCTGATTGACAGGGGTGGGAACGTCAACTATGTGGATGCAGAAGGGAGGACGACATTGTACATGTTATCATTGGAAAACAAGGTACCAATGGTTAAGTTCCTCCTTCAGAGGGGAGCAAATCCTGAAATACCCGACTTGGAGGGACGCACGGGACTACATGTGGCCTCATGGCAAGGGCATGTTGGAATTGTCGAAGCTCTGTTACAGTTCAACGCAAATGTGAACGCAATGGACAAGGAACATCGGTCACCTCTACAGTCGGCTGCCTGGCAGGGTCACGTCCAGGTGTTAGAGCTACTGTTGCTTCATGGGGCTAACATCAATCATATGTGCAATCAGGGCGCCTCAGCGTTGTGCATCGCTGCCCAGGAGGGACATGTAGAAGTGGTTCGAGCTCTGCTTCACCACGGTGCCGAACCTAACCATGCAGACAGGCAGGGGCGTACTGCTATGAAGGTGGCTGTCAAAGGTGGACACCATCAAGTGGTAGAACTCTTAGAGAAGTGCGGTGCCTTTCCTCCAGTCTCTCCGTCTAGATCGTCCGACCAACAATCCCGAGGAAGTTCTTGCTCGATCAAGGACCTCGATATGAAGGGTCCTGGAATGTTGAGTAACAGTGCCCTCAATAGTTCGTCATCTGGTTCACCGGATTCAACTTACGAGAAAGGAAGGTCTGTCGCTTCGTCCCGCTCTTCCTCGAATCTCACCAATTCAGCAATACAGTTGATGCCACCACATGATGTCACTAAGGACCCATCTTTCATGGAGCAGATTCAGATGCATGTGGAGTCTCCTCTCTGTGGCAAACCTCCTCGGACCAGGTCCCCGGATCCAGGCAGCATAAAGAGCTCCTCTTCTAGGATAACGTCAGGGAGCTCATTTCAAACAATTCCAGAAAATATCACCACCGCCCACAGTTCTGACTATATTTACCAAAAGCAGAAGATACCTGGACGTAGAAATGTTACTGGTTCTCTACCGAGGCGCTCCCCATCTCCTGGCCGCCAGCTACCACCATCAACATCACCAGTGGTTCACGAAGCCCAAGTTCATCAGGCATTCACGAGGAAGACATCAGCTCCTGAGATGCGAGGATCTCCCAAACATCCCAATGGTACACCACCCATACCCACTCATACCAAGAGAGGTCATCGCAGATCCTCCTCGGATGCCAATGTCCATGCGTCGTTGGTTATAAGTAATCCAATCAGAGGTGACGCACAACTACCACACGACCTCTCTCCAATCACGAGTAACTCTTCAACTGGCATCAGAAACAACGGATTTAAAGAAGGTTCACCTCGACATGTTCCCAAGGAAGGAGAAGCCCTATGTGAACCGTTCTACCATGTATTAGAGGGCAGAGTCTCCAGATCGAGCTCCTTGTCTCAGATATCAGCATCAGGTTCTCAACACTGCACGTCATCCCACGATCCAAATCTACTTTTCAGCTCTGTATTACCTCGTGCTGTAGTCCAGGGTAACAACCATGGCCCTTCAGAGCAAGCCAATGGAGATCAATTCAGGGGCCATCATCATATAGCGATGTCTCATGGTTCACCCCATCAAAGCCCTCACCATCAGCAATCTAGTAACACGCATACTTCTTCTTCCTTGTCTTCTAAAGGATTCCACGTCCGTGCTATATCGCAACCGGCAACACACATGTATCCACCATCAAACCATGTGGCGGACACCAGCCACGTACATCGGAAACCATCTCTACCGGTTACTTTCAATCAATGCAACCTTCAGAGGGTGATTGCCAGCACATCGAATGGTAGTGCACCCTTCAGCAGTAACAGCAGCAAGTCTGGATCCCCTGAGTCAAGACCCAGGCGCAACGGCATTGTAACCAACCCTAACTTCGCACGCTTCACCACCAGCCAGAATAAGACCAATCTCCAAGCTGGGCGTGGTATAGGTAACCAGCAGAGCATCATCAGCAGAACTGGACCTGTCTTGACCCCCCTGGAGCAGAAACACGCACTGAAGATGAACATTGAGGGACAGTCAACAGTGAATGGTTTCAAGAAAGAAACACCACTCTGA